The Deltaproteobacteria bacterium genome window below encodes:
- a CDS encoding protein kinase has translation MSQAYTQPEGAGELVSSTRIGPYEVLSKLAVGGMAELLLARRIGIEGFQKLVVLKRILPQYAGSPEFVEMFLAEARLAATLEHPNIVQVFDIGKSGGDYYFAMAYLHGKDLLAILRELSRRGRALPFEHAIAIAIGVAAGLHHAHEQHGFDGQPLAIVHRDVSPANAIVTFDGGVKLVDFGIAKAAAQANITRVGVRKGKAAYMSPEQCRGDVLDRRTDVWSLGVVLYEMLTMARLFRADNDLAVMHRITAVELAPPSSVVPEIPAVLDAIVMRCLQRDPATRYATADALHRDLEGCAHALGLRPSSVRLGEFVRELFGSPPPPWTQVGSASASQVVAPVTSSIELEGGTPFPASGSASDSTRDLGTSAPPQAQTAIVDRVTAPYRSTASAPQARASASGSAPSSPSRSAPTVPADSGEYPVTGTGASASTSAWPKAIATGSAVAVVIGLLTWVALRPDDAPAPTATSAPVATATPATTTAAVGVAELDGWAAALRERDPARALPWGPRHELIERLRAAGGGARIDAKQQLELDLLQVDDAPWPCAAFTTTLDTIAVTPDAYAEVLARARLPALAVGEPMPTGCGGLAARLDMLRRAAGVGTPPDVTATPSADTNPTAAPRNAAAMPPGEPTPRPQPRAKPAPKSKPDADAKPSAHRSDDAGPRDAKLDDELRPFRK, from the coding sequence GTGTCGCAGGCGTACACCCAGCCCGAGGGCGCCGGCGAGCTGGTCTCGTCGACGCGCATCGGCCCCTACGAGGTGCTGAGCAAGCTCGCCGTCGGGGGCATGGCGGAGCTGTTGCTGGCCCGTCGCATCGGCATCGAGGGCTTCCAGAAGCTGGTCGTGCTCAAGCGGATCCTGCCGCAGTACGCAGGCAGCCCCGAGTTCGTCGAGATGTTCCTGGCCGAGGCACGGCTGGCCGCGACCCTCGAGCACCCCAACATCGTGCAGGTGTTCGACATCGGCAAGTCCGGTGGCGACTACTACTTCGCGATGGCGTACCTGCACGGCAAGGATCTGCTGGCGATCCTGCGCGAGCTCAGCCGCCGCGGACGCGCGTTGCCGTTCGAGCACGCGATCGCAATCGCCATCGGCGTCGCGGCGGGCCTGCACCACGCGCACGAGCAGCACGGCTTCGATGGCCAGCCGCTCGCGATCGTGCACCGCGACGTGTCACCCGCCAACGCGATCGTCACCTTCGACGGCGGCGTGAAGCTGGTCGACTTCGGCATCGCGAAGGCCGCCGCGCAGGCCAACATCACGCGGGTCGGCGTGCGCAAGGGCAAGGCCGCGTACATGTCGCCCGAGCAGTGCCGCGGCGACGTGCTCGATCGCCGTACCGACGTGTGGTCGCTCGGCGTGGTGCTCTACGAGATGCTGACGATGGCGCGGCTGTTCCGCGCCGACAACGATCTCGCCGTGATGCATCGCATCACCGCCGTCGAGCTGGCCCCGCCCTCGAGCGTGGTGCCCGAGATCCCCGCGGTGCTCGACGCGATCGTCATGCGCTGCCTGCAGCGTGATCCCGCGACCCGCTACGCCACCGCCGACGCGCTGCACCGCGACCTCGAGGGCTGCGCCCACGCGCTGGGCCTGCGCCCGTCGTCGGTGCGGCTGGGCGAGTTCGTGCGCGAGCTGTTCGGCTCGCCACCGCCACCATGGACACAGGTCGGTAGCGCCAGTGCGAGCCAAGTCGTCGCCCCGGTCACCAGCTCGATCGAGCTCGAGGGTGGCACGCCGTTCCCCGCCAGCGGCTCGGCCTCCGACTCCACGCGCGACCTCGGCACGAGCGCGCCGCCGCAGGCCCAGACCGCGATCGTCGATCGCGTCACCGCCCCCTATCGATCGACCGCGAGCGCGCCGCAGGCCCGGGCGTCGGCCAGCGGCAGTGCCCCCAGCAGTCCGAGTCGCAGCGCGCCCACGGTGCCGGCGGACTCGGGCGAGTACCCCGTCACCGGGACCGGCGCGTCGGCGTCGACCTCGGCGTGGCCCAAGGCAATCGCCACCGGGTCCGCGGTGGCGGTCGTCATCGGCCTCCTGACGTGGGTGGCGCTGCGGCCCGACGACGCGCCCGCCCCCACCGCCACATCGGCACCGGTGGCCACCGCGACCCCTGCGACGACGACGGCCGCCGTGGGTGTGGCTGAGCTCGACGGCTGGGCCGCGGCACTGCGCGAGCGTGACCCCGCGCGCGCGCTGCCGTGGGGCCCTCGCCACGAGCTCATCGAGCGCCTGCGTGCCGCCGGGGGTGGCGCGCGCATCGACGCCAAGCAGCAGCTCGAGCTCGACCTGCTGCAGGTCGACGACGCACCGTGGCCCTGCGCCGCGTTCACGACCACGCTCGACACCATCGCGGTCACGCCCGACGCCTACGCCGAGGTGCTGGCGCGGGCACGGCTGCCGGCGCTGGCGGTCGGCGAGCCGATGCCGACCGGCTGTGGTGGGCTCGCCGCGCGACTCGACATGCTGCGGCGCGCGGCGGGGGTCGGCACACCGCCCGACGTCACCGCCACACCCAGCGCCGACACCAACCCCACCGCCGCCCCACGCAACGCAGCCGCGATGCCGCCGGGCGAACCCACGCCGCGGCCGCAGCCCCGTGCCAAGCCCGCGCCCAAGTCCAAGCCCGACGCGGACGCCAAGCCCTCGGCGCATCGCAGTGACGACGCCGGGCCGCGCGACGCGAAGCTCGACGACGAGCTGCGACCGTTCCGCAAGTGA
- a CDS encoding ABC transporter substrate-binding protein has protein sequence MASASLSVACSLTAIDPQPCNDDGDCRHAFGVGSVCQDDGYCSARQIHPRCNQSWPPELLVAPDTYGDAIVIGSLFSFVDHLDTRNAAELAIRELELQQGLAGQRIVMLHCDTTAMVGDGKDDLEGSADAARFLAEVIGVPAIVGPRGSSRTQAVFEAVRDDDVLVISPSATSAALTGIDAIDPSFEQPGLLWRTVPPDTLQSEVIAADMRDRGVTRVAVAYQTGAYGEGLASLFETRFMATGGVSVERQPFSDGQFAGIVAQVGDALAAGSIDEILFVSSDLADYVGFFAAATATTSMQDAYATEGTGIFLADAAYNTGLLEMTAAKAGPLFAHVRGTRPAPAAGTLFNTFAAAYAAAKYGDADASGFTPHAYDATWLVLYGLARASFDEPAIDGIGIARGLRRISGGDAIDIAATSWPSVVEHFRSGASIDVTGASGPLDYDPDTEETTAPISLWAIEPDAVAPSGFAFVELARIDPGA, from the coding sequence GTGGCGAGTGCCTCGCTGAGCGTGGCCTGCTCGTTGACCGCGATCGATCCGCAGCCCTGCAACGACGACGGTGACTGCCGGCACGCCTTCGGCGTGGGCTCGGTGTGCCAGGACGACGGCTACTGCAGCGCGCGGCAGATCCATCCCCGCTGCAACCAGAGCTGGCCGCCCGAGCTGCTGGTTGCGCCCGACACCTACGGCGACGCGATCGTCATCGGCTCGCTGTTCTCGTTCGTCGATCACCTCGACACCCGCAACGCCGCCGAGCTGGCGATCCGCGAGCTCGAGCTGCAGCAGGGCCTCGCGGGGCAGCGCATCGTGATGCTGCATTGCGACACCACCGCGATGGTCGGCGACGGCAAGGACGATCTCGAGGGCTCGGCCGACGCCGCGCGCTTCCTGGCGGAGGTGATCGGGGTGCCGGCGATCGTGGGTCCGCGCGGCTCGTCGCGCACCCAGGCGGTGTTCGAAGCGGTGCGCGACGACGACGTGCTGGTCATCTCGCCCTCGGCCACCAGCGCCGCGCTCACCGGTATCGACGCGATCGACCCCAGCTTCGAGCAACCGGGCCTGCTGTGGCGCACGGTCCCGCCCGACACGCTGCAGAGCGAGGTCATTGCGGCCGACATGCGCGATCGCGGTGTCACCAGGGTCGCCGTCGCGTACCAGACCGGGGCCTACGGCGAAGGCCTGGCCTCGCTGTTCGAGACCCGCTTCATGGCCACCGGCGGGGTGTCGGTCGAGCGCCAGCCCTTCAGCGACGGCCAGTTCGCCGGCATCGTCGCCCAGGTCGGCGACGCGCTGGCTGCGGGCAGCATCGACGAGATCCTGTTCGTGTCGTCGGACCTCGCCGACTACGTCGGGTTCTTCGCGGCCGCGACCGCGACCACTTCGATGCAGGATGCCTACGCGACCGAGGGCACCGGCATCTTCCTCGCCGACGCCGCGTACAACACCGGACTGCTCGAGATGACCGCCGCGAAGGCGGGGCCGCTGTTCGCCCATGTGCGGGGCACCCGACCGGCGCCGGCCGCCGGCACGCTGTTCAACACCTTCGCGGCCGCGTACGCCGCGGCCAAGTACGGCGACGCCGATGCCTCAGGCTTCACGCCCCACGCCTACGACGCGACCTGGCTGGTGCTGTACGGCCTGGCGCGTGCGAGCTTCGACGAGCCGGCGATCGACGGCATCGGCATCGCCCGCGGCTTGCGTCGCATCAGCGGCGGTGACGCGATCGACATCGCCGCGACCAGCTGGCCCAGCGTGGTCGAGCACTTCCGCAGCGGCGCGTCGATCGATGTCACCGGCGCCTCGGGACCGCTCGACTACGATCCGGACACCGAGGAGACGACCGCACCGATCTCGTTGTGGGCGATCGAGCCCGACGCCGTCGCACCCAGCGGGTTCGCGTTCGTCGAGCTGGCGCGCATCGATCCCGGCGCGTGA
- a CDS encoding histone H1-like repetitive region-containing protein, with product MKAKPVAKKASAKAKAVAKKPVAKKPVAKKPVAKKPVAKKATAKKPVAKKPVAKKPVAKKPVAKKPVAKKPVAKKPVAKKATAKTPVAKTPVAKKPTATKPVAKTKSAGGASSASPRSGHAVHERLRAIAEHAIACAKRLGVDTAEVSVATGHELEVSVRQGQVELVKEAGSSGLSVRIICAGRVATSSTTDLQPDAVESFLARAVEMASVSEPDEMAAPPSRRELARTWPVLDLFDPVTDGIDAAAAIEMATRAEAAALAYDPRISASEGASFGRSSGHSVLATTSGFMGERGGTYQSLVVQAVADDVGGKKRNGVHWSGGRFFAELDDAEAVGREAARRAVRHLGAQKIATAVLPVVFDKDAARGIIGLLAGCVLGDAIYRERSYLAQRLGTRVASELVTIVDDPLVPRGPGSRAFDGEGRPVQRRTVVAGGKLETFLLDTYSARKLDMAPTGSASGGGGIPHASTSNLFLLAGEHTPAQLLEGITRGLYVERMMGFGFDPTTGNFSRGAEGFLIEDGKLTTPISEITISRNLDDLLQGIDRVADDLDHRTATASPSFRVDQMTVAGS from the coding sequence ATGAAGGCGAAGCCGGTCGCGAAGAAGGCGTCGGCGAAGGCCAAGGCCGTCGCGAAGAAGCCGGTCGCGAAGAAGCCGGTGGCGAAGAAGCCGGTCGCGAAGAAGCCGGTCGCGAAGAAGGCCACCGCGAAGAAGCCGGTGGCGAAGAAGCCGGTCGCGAAGAAGCCGGTCGCGAAGAAGCCGGTGGCGAAGAAGCCGGTGGCGAAGAAGCCGGTCGCGAAGAAGCCGGTCGCGAAGAAGGCCACCGCGAAGACGCCGGTCGCGAAGACGCCGGTCGCGAAGAAGCCCACCGCAACCAAGCCGGTCGCGAAGACCAAGTCCGCCGGCGGGGCATCGTCGGCGAGTCCGCGCTCGGGCCATGCGGTGCACGAGCGCCTGCGTGCCATCGCCGAGCACGCGATCGCGTGCGCGAAGCGCCTCGGGGTCGACACCGCCGAGGTCAGCGTCGCGACCGGGCACGAACTCGAGGTGTCGGTGCGCCAGGGCCAGGTCGAGCTGGTCAAAGAAGCCGGCAGCAGCGGCCTGTCGGTGCGCATCATCTGTGCGGGCCGGGTGGCGACCAGCTCCACCACCGATCTGCAGCCCGACGCGGTCGAGTCGTTCCTGGCCCGCGCGGTCGAGATGGCCAGCGTGAGCGAGCCCGACGAGATGGCCGCGCCGCCGTCGCGACGGGAGCTCGCGCGCACGTGGCCGGTCCTCGACCTGTTCGACCCGGTCACCGACGGCATCGACGCCGCGGCTGCGATCGAGATGGCCACGCGGGCCGAGGCGGCGGCGCTGGCCTACGACCCCCGCATCTCCGCCAGCGAGGGCGCCTCGTTCGGGCGCTCGAGCGGGCACTCGGTGCTGGCGACCACCAGCGGCTTCATGGGCGAGCGTGGCGGCACCTACCAGTCGCTGGTGGTGCAGGCGGTCGCCGATGACGTCGGCGGCAAGAAGCGCAACGGCGTGCACTGGAGCGGTGGCCGCTTCTTCGCCGAGCTCGACGATGCCGAGGCGGTCGGGCGCGAGGCGGCCCGCCGCGCGGTGCGTCACCTCGGCGCGCAGAAGATCGCGACCGCAGTGCTGCCGGTGGTGTTCGACAAGGACGCCGCCCGGGGCATCATCGGCCTGCTGGCGGGCTGCGTGCTCGGCGATGCGATCTACCGCGAGCGCAGCTACCTCGCGCAGCGACTCGGCACGCGCGTGGCCAGCGAGCTGGTGACGATCGTCGACGACCCACTGGTCCCGCGGGGCCCCGGTTCGCGGGCGTTCGACGGCGAGGGGCGGCCGGTGCAGCGCCGCACCGTGGTCGCCGGCGGCAAGCTCGAGACATTCCTGCTCGACACCTACTCGGCGCGCAAGCTCGACATGGCGCCGACCGGCTCGGCCTCGGGCGGCGGCGGCATCCCGCACGCGAGCACCAGCAACCTGTTCCTGCTCGCCGGCGAGCACACCCCCGCGCAGTTGCTCGAGGGCATCACGCGCGGGCTCTACGTCGAGCGCATGATGGGCTTCGGCTTCGATCCCACGACCGGCAACTTCAGCCGTGGTGCCGAGGGCTTCCTCATCGAGGACGGCAAGCTGACCACGCCGATCAGCGAGATCACGATCTCACGCAACCTCGACGATCTGTTGCAGGGCATCGATCGTGTCGCCGATGACCTCGATCACCGCACCGCGACCGCGTCGCCCAGCTTCCGCGTCGACCAGATGACGGTCGCCGGCAGCTGA
- the tldD gene encoding metalloprotease TldD (responsible for the proteolytic maturation of the E. coli pMccB17 plasmid-encoded microcin B17, an exported protein that targets the essential topoisomerase II DNA gyrase; degrades the E. coli plasmid F-encoded CcdA) produces MAARRGPSQPASRRRGGSASQAPVAPPIEAPFAPGRGLVDAALLSKLIATALSQGGDFADLFFEYRRSSGISMEDGHVRNVSGGIDMGVGVRVVQGEAVGYAFAESLQPEEMLRAAQTASRIAQGGGRRRAQKVALRGLPDRYPVHHEVVDVAGADKVALLRRADAAARAASASVVRVDASIVSVHKEILVVDSAGGMAYDQQPMVRFGTAVIARKGTRTESGSSGGGGRLGLAYFDRVSPEDHGREAARVALVNLDSRPAPAGAMPVVLAAGDSGILLHEAVGHGLEADFNRKRTSNYTDRIGERVAAPGVTVVDDPTLPGSRGSINVDDEGQTGESIMLIEDGILRGYMQDRISARFFALDHAGSGRRESFRDVPMPRMTNTLMRAGTDDPEDIVRSVQRGIFASKFSGGQVNISNGDFVFSLTEGYLIEDGRLTAPLKGVNLIGNGPEALTTVSMIGHDFQLSDGMWTCGKDGQSVPVGVGMPTVKLDSLTVGGTQT; encoded by the coding sequence ATGGCAGCGCGGCGCGGCCCCAGCCAGCCAGCTTCTCGCCGGCGGGGCGGCTCCGCGTCGCAGGCCCCGGTCGCACCGCCGATCGAGGCCCCATTCGCGCCTGGGCGCGGGCTCGTCGACGCGGCGCTGCTCTCGAAGCTGATCGCGACCGCGCTCTCCCAGGGCGGAGATTTCGCGGACCTCTTCTTCGAGTACCGCCGCTCGAGCGGCATCTCGATGGAGGACGGCCACGTGCGCAACGTGTCCGGCGGCATCGACATGGGCGTCGGCGTGCGCGTGGTGCAGGGCGAGGCGGTCGGCTACGCGTTCGCCGAGTCGCTGCAGCCCGAGGAGATGCTGCGTGCGGCGCAGACCGCCAGTCGCATCGCCCAGGGCGGGGGTCGCCGGCGTGCGCAGAAGGTCGCGCTGCGGGGGCTGCCCGACCGCTATCCCGTGCACCACGAGGTCGTCGACGTCGCCGGTGCCGACAAGGTCGCGTTGCTGCGCCGCGCCGACGCGGCCGCCCGTGCGGCGAGCGCTTCGGTGGTCCGCGTCGATGCCTCGATCGTGTCGGTCCACAAGGAGATCCTGGTGGTCGACAGCGCCGGCGGCATGGCCTACGACCAGCAGCCGATGGTGCGCTTCGGCACCGCCGTCATCGCGCGCAAGGGCACCCGCACCGAGAGCGGCAGCTCCGGCGGTGGTGGGCGGCTGGGCCTGGCCTACTTCGATCGCGTGAGTCCCGAGGACCACGGCCGCGAGGCTGCCCGCGTCGCACTCGTCAACCTCGACAGCCGCCCGGCGCCGGCCGGCGCGATGCCGGTGGTGTTGGCCGCGGGCGACTCCGGCATCCTGCTGCACGAGGCCGTCGGCCACGGGCTCGAGGCCGACTTCAACCGCAAGCGGACCTCGAACTACACCGACCGCATCGGCGAGCGTGTCGCGGCCCCGGGGGTCACCGTGGTCGACGATCCGACGCTGCCCGGCAGTCGCGGCAGCATCAACGTCGACGACGAAGGTCAGACCGGCGAGTCGATCATGCTGATCGAGGACGGCATCCTGCGCGGCTACATGCAGGACCGCATCAGCGCCCGCTTCTTCGCGCTCGATCATGCCGGCAGCGGTCGTCGCGAGAGCTTCCGCGATGTCCCGATGCCGCGCATGACCAACACGCTCATGCGCGCCGGCACCGACGACCCGGAGGACATCGTGCGATCGGTGCAGCGGGGCATCTTCGCCAGCAAGTTCTCGGGCGGCCAGGTCAACATCTCGAACGGCGACTTCGTGTTCAGCCTGACCGAGGGCTACCTCATCGAGGACGGCAGGCTCACCGCCCCGCTCAAGGGGGTGAACCTCATCGGCAACGGCCCCGAGGCCCTGACCACCGTGAGCATGATCGGACACGACTTCCAGCTCTCCGACGGCATGTGGACCTGCGGCAAGGACGGCCAGAGCGTGCCCGTCGGCGTCGGCATGCCGACCGTGAAGCTCGACAGCCTGACCGTCGGAGGCACGCAGACGTGA
- a CDS encoding type B 50S ribosomal protein L31: MKKGVHPDYHTVLFVDSSTGDEWVSFSTMKGTGDSREVAGDTLPVIRLDVSAFSHPFWTGHARELDTEGRIDRFRRRYAGKSKKA, translated from the coding sequence ATGAAGAAGGGCGTCCATCCCGATTATCACACGGTGTTGTTCGTCGACTCGTCGACGGGCGACGAGTGGGTCTCGTTCTCGACGATGAAGGGCACCGGCGACAGCCGTGAGGTGGCCGGCGACACGCTGCCGGTCATCCGCCTCGACGTCAGCGCGTTCAGCCACCCGTTCTGGACCGGCCACGCGCGCGAGCTCGACACCGAGGGCCGCATCGACCGCTTCCGCCGTCGCTACGCCGGCAAGTCCAAGAAGGCGTGA
- the rpsN gene encoding 30S ribosomal protein S14 has product MAKLSQVLRDEKRDALIEKYAARREELRRKLKDFDVPPEEKQAISAQLNKLPRNSCVTRKTRRCMLTGRSKAVYRKFGLCRVALRDLALRGDLPGVTKSSW; this is encoded by the coding sequence ATGGCGAAGCTGTCCCAAGTCCTGCGCGACGAAAAGCGCGATGCACTGATCGAAAAGTACGCTGCTCGACGCGAGGAGCTCCGTCGCAAGCTGAAGGACTTCGACGTGCCGCCCGAGGAGAAGCAGGCGATCAGCGCGCAGCTGAACAAGCTGCCGCGCAACTCCTGTGTGACCCGCAAGACCCGGCGCTGCATGCTGACCGGCCGCAGCAAGGCGGTCTACCGCAAGTTCGGTCTATGCCGCGTCGCGCTGCGCGACCTGGCCCTGCGTGGCGACCTCCCCGGCGTCACCAAGTCGAGCTGGTGA
- a CDS encoding pseudouridine synthase, with translation MQKLLAQAGIASRRAAEELIAAGRVRVDGRVVTTLGTRVDPELASVEVDGQRIAAQQKIVVVMNKPDETVSSAETKTDPRGRATVVSLLGGLGTRVVPVGRLDYHTRGVLLLTNDGTLAAALTHPTSGVPKTYHVKFQGRLDENALAHLHAGVQLEDGTRTRPSLEVELVKATTTNTWVQMTIAQGLNRQIRRMGEAIGHSVLKLIRVAFAGITADGLREGQWRVLREDEVGALRKLAGLTRRAKATAVLKALADALDDAPRRRPRLLAQGQAVPARRRASVAGPAAEAMAQGAPRPTDGDGQATSPARDRARGDAAPSTRGRAPAAPGRRSSAANGARSTRAGTSTSSRKGGRKRLASRPR, from the coding sequence CTGCAGAAGTTGCTCGCCCAGGCCGGCATCGCCTCGCGCCGTGCCGCCGAGGAGCTGATCGCGGCCGGGCGCGTGCGCGTCGATGGCCGCGTCGTCACCACGCTCGGCACGCGGGTCGACCCCGAGCTGGCGTCGGTCGAGGTCGACGGTCAACGCATCGCGGCGCAGCAGAAGATCGTCGTGGTGATGAACAAGCCCGACGAGACCGTGAGCTCGGCGGAGACCAAGACCGACCCGCGGGGCCGCGCGACCGTGGTGAGTCTGCTGGGCGGGCTCGGCACGCGCGTGGTGCCGGTCGGGCGGCTCGACTACCACACCCGCGGCGTGCTGCTGCTGACCAACGACGGCACGCTCGCGGCCGCGCTCACGCACCCCACCAGCGGCGTGCCGAAGACCTACCACGTGAAGTTCCAGGGCCGGCTCGACGAGAACGCGCTCGCCCACCTCCACGCCGGCGTGCAGCTCGAGGACGGCACGCGCACGCGGCCATCGCTCGAGGTCGAGCTCGTCAAGGCCACCACCACCAACACGTGGGTGCAGATGACGATCGCCCAGGGCCTCAACCGGCAGATCCGCCGGATGGGCGAAGCCATCGGACATAGCGTGCTCAAGCTGATCCGCGTCGCGTTCGCAGGCATCACCGCCGACGGCCTGCGCGAGGGGCAGTGGCGGGTGCTGCGGGAGGACGAAGTCGGTGCGCTGCGCAAGCTCGCGGGCCTGACCCGACGCGCCAAGGCCACCGCGGTGCTCAAGGCCCTCGCCGACGCACTCGACGACGCGCCGCGTCGCCGTCCGCGACTGCTGGCGCAGGGCCAGGCGGTGCCGGCCCGCCGTCGTGCGAGCGTCGCCGGGCCGGCGGCCGAAGCGATGGCCCAGGGCGCGCCGCGACCCACCGACGGCGACGGCCAGGCGACGTCGCCGGCCCGGGATCGTGCCCGCGGCGACGCGGCCCCATCGACCCGCGGCCGTGCCCCGGCGGCCCCCGGCCGGCGCAGTTCCGCCGCAAACGGGGCCCGATCCACACGTGCGGGCACGTCCACGTCTTCGCGCAAGGGCGGCCGAAAGCGGCTTGCATCGCGCCCGCGCTGA
- the scpB gene encoding SMC-Scp complex subunit ScpB: protein MEDSAPTTHKRSRKRSQPTPAATVEASLDELVAGLDAPTAETGEAGSPAVVDEPGAAPGEEPKRRKRGRKGEADDKDRADAQLPGVQLSDSLPIAVDDDLSSVEGEAAPRLVWIIESLLFAANKPLGVREIRQILKEATLRQVQLALKQLGRDLEGRGIVLAQVAGGFRLRTHPENGRWVQALLAERPARLSRSQLETLAVVAYRQPITKPELDHIRGVDCAAVLKVLLDHDLARIVGRKEEPGRPHLYGTTLKFLEFFNLRSLRDMPDLHEFRELTEESRAVVREQLGEAALFDEREAMGQEVLHWDEGDAAGRAAHDDDRGLGPLPFPDDGATEGELAANDEADLRADDDADAAGDDEDAADDDDADGDAADDDDTDDAADDDDDDDADDDDADGDATDDVAADDVAADGDAADDDAADDDAADGDAADDDAADGDAADDDEETP, encoded by the coding sequence ATGGAGGATAGCGCCCCGACCACGCACAAGCGCTCGCGCAAGCGCTCGCAGCCCACGCCGGCCGCGACGGTCGAGGCCAGCCTCGACGAGCTGGTCGCGGGCCTCGATGCGCCGACCGCCGAGACCGGCGAGGCGGGCTCGCCGGCGGTCGTCGACGAGCCCGGTGCTGCGCCGGGCGAGGAGCCCAAGCGGCGCAAGCGGGGGCGCAAGGGCGAGGCCGACGACAAGGACCGGGCCGACGCGCAGCTGCCCGGCGTGCAGCTATCCGACAGCCTGCCGATCGCCGTCGACGACGATCTCTCGAGCGTCGAGGGCGAGGCGGCGCCGCGCCTGGTATGGATCATCGAGAGCCTGCTCTTCGCCGCCAACAAGCCGCTGGGCGTGCGGGAGATCCGACAGATCCTCAAGGAGGCCACGCTGCGTCAGGTGCAGCTGGCGCTCAAGCAGCTCGGTCGCGATCTCGAGGGGCGCGGCATCGTGCTGGCCCAGGTCGCCGGCGGCTTCCGGCTACGCACGCACCCCGAGAACGGGCGCTGGGTGCAGGCGCTGCTGGCGGAGCGGCCCGCCCGGCTGTCGCGCTCGCAGCTCGAGACCCTCGCGGTCGTCGCGTATCGCCAGCCGATCACCAAGCCCGAGCTCGATCACATCCGCGGAGTCGACTGCGCGGCGGTGCTCAAGGTGCTGCTCGACCACGACCTCGCGCGCATCGTGGGCCGCAAGGAGGAGCCGGGCCGGCCGCACCTGTACGGCACGACCCTCAAGTTCCTCGAGTTCTTCAACCTCCGCAGCCTGCGGGACATGCCGGATCTGCACGAGTTCCGCGAGCTCACCGAGGAGAGCCGCGCGGTCGTGCGCGAGCAACTCGGCGAGGCGGCGCTGTTCGACGAGCGCGAGGCGATGGGGCAGGAGGTGCTGCACTGGGACGAGGGCGACGCCGCCGGACGAGCCGCGCACGACGACGACCGCGGACTCGGGCCACTGCCGTTCCCCGACGACGGTGCGACCGAGGGCGAGCTGGCGGCGAACGACGAGGCGGACCTCCGCGCCGATGACGACGCGGACGCTGCGGGCGACGACGAGGACGCTGCGGACGACGACGACGCGGACGGCGACGCTGCGGACGACGACGACACCGACGACGCTGCGGACGACGACGACGACGACGACGCGGACGACGACGACGCGGACGGCGACGCTACGGACGACGTCGCCGCGGACGACGTCGCCGCGGACGGCGACGCTGCGGACGACGACGCTGCGGACGACGACGCTGCGGACGGCGACGCTGCGGACGACGACGCTGCGGACGGCGACGCTGCGGACGACGACGAGGAGACGCCATGA